In one window of Ruminococcus albus AD2013 DNA:
- the purN gene encoding phosphoribosylglycinamide formyltransferase, with product MKNIVVLVSGGGTNLQALIDAQERGEIKGGKISCVISSKEGAYALERAAKAGIPSVVLPRKEYADKKAYSQAILEELDRQKADLVVLAGFMIILDEVVTKAYPYKIINVHPALIPSFCGEGYYGLKVHEKALEYGVKISGATIHFVNEEADAGAIILQGAVDIANDETPETLQKKIMENVEWKLLPKAVSLFCEDRITIRDGKAYVD from the coding sequence ATGAAAAATATAGTAGTACTGGTCTCGGGCGGCGGGACTAATTTACAGGCACTGATAGACGCTCAGGAAAGAGGAGAGATAAAGGGCGGAAAGATAAGCTGTGTAATATCCTCAAAAGAGGGCGCATATGCCCTTGAAAGAGCGGCTAAGGCAGGTATACCCTCAGTGGTGCTGCCCAGAAAGGAGTATGCTGACAAAAAGGCATACAGTCAGGCTATACTTGAAGAACTTGACAGACAGAAAGCCGACCTCGTTGTGCTGGCAGGATTCATGATAATCCTTGACGAAGTAGTTACAAAGGCTTATCCCTACAAGATAATCAACGTTCATCCCGCACTGATACCCTCTTTCTGCGGTGAGGGCTACTATGGTCTGAAAGTTCATGAAAAGGCTCTGGAATACGGTGTCAAGATCAGCGGTGCGACTATACACTTTGTAAATGAAGAAGCAGACGCAGGTGCAATAATTCTTCAGGGCGCAGTTGATATCGCCAACGACGAGACCCCCGAAACTCTCCAGAAGAAGATAATGGAAAACGTGGAGTGGAAGCTCCTGCCCAAGGCAGTTTCGCTGTTCTGTGAGGACAGAATAACTATCCGTGACGGCAAGGCTTACGTTGATTAA
- a CDS encoding IMP cyclohydrolase, with amino-acid sequence MKTLDIYEELKGNAYPGRGIIIGKSADGKHAVTAYFIMGRSVNSRNRVFTETADGIKTEAADPSKLSDPHLIIYSPVRVLGNKTIVTNGDQTDTIYELMDKQQTFEQSLRTREYEDDAPNYTPRISGIMHVGDGQYNYAMSILKSADGNPDSVERFTFSYSTPIAGFGHFIHTYMGDGNPLPSFEGEPKKIAIPNDIDEFTNGLWNALNEDNKVSLFVRFIDIETGKAVSKIVNKYTK; translated from the coding sequence ATGAAAACACTTGACATTTACGAGGAACTGAAAGGCAACGCTTACCCCGGAAGAGGTATCATCATCGGCAAGAGCGCTGACGGCAAGCACGCTGTTACTGCTTATTTCATCATGGGCAGAAGCGTGAATTCCAGAAACAGAGTTTTCACCGAAACTGCTGACGGCATCAAGACCGAGGCAGCTGATCCTTCAAAGCTTTCCGATCCTCATCTGATAATATATTCCCCTGTAAGAGTACTGGGCAACAAGACCATCGTTACCAACGGCGATCAGACTGATACTATATACGAGCTTATGGACAAGCAGCAGACTTTCGAGCAGAGCCTGCGCACAAGAGAGTATGAGGACGATGCTCCCAACTATACACCCAGAATTTCCGGTATCATGCACGTTGGCGACGGTCAGTACAACTATGCTATGAGCATACTGAAATCCGCTGACGGCAACCCAGACAGTGTTGAGAGATTCACTTTCAGCTATTCAACTCCCATAGCAGGCTTTGGTCATTTCATCCACACCTATATGGGTGACGGCAATCCTCTGCCCAGCTTTGAAGGTGAACCCAAGAAGATCGCTATCCCCAACGATATCGATGAGTTCACCAACGGTCTCTGGAACGCACTGAACGAGGATAACAAGGTATCCCTGTTTGTAAGGTTCATCGATATCGAAACAGGCAAGGCTGTATCGAAGATCGTAAACAAGTATACAAAGTAA